In Marinomonas posidonica IVIA-Po-181, a single window of DNA contains:
- the aroB gene encoding 3-dehydroquinate synthase yields the protein MRTLTVDLGDRSYPIYIGSGICQQKALFDEAIHGKQVMIVTNDTVAALYLDAMVTMLSADYQVDTCILPDGEAYKTLDTYGLIMSSLLQARHNRTTTIIALGGGVVGDMAGFAAATYQRGVPFIQVPTTLLSQVDSSVGGKTGVNHPLGKNMIGAFYQPQAVIIDIDSLATLPPRELSAGMAEVIKYGLICDAEFFDWLELEMTDLMALESNKITEAIYRSCLAKANVVAQDEREGGIRAILNLGHTFGHAIEAELGYGKWLHGEAVAAGCVLAVDLSWRMGSLSEQDVSRSVAMFEAAKLPVLPPLEMTLDSFVERMALDKKVLDGSLRLVLLASLGDAMVTSDFPIDAFEACIVDALEVGKQASLA from the coding sequence ATGCGCACCTTAACCGTGGATCTTGGTGATCGTAGTTACCCTATTTACATCGGCAGTGGTATTTGCCAACAAAAGGCATTGTTTGATGAGGCCATTCATGGCAAACAAGTCATGATTGTCACCAATGATACTGTCGCTGCTCTTTATTTAGATGCCATGGTGACCATGCTGTCCGCCGATTATCAAGTGGATACGTGTATTTTACCGGATGGAGAGGCTTATAAAACGCTGGATACCTATGGTTTGATTATGTCTTCTTTATTGCAGGCTAGACACAATCGTACCACGACGATTATTGCCTTAGGCGGTGGTGTGGTTGGTGACATGGCTGGGTTTGCTGCAGCGACTTATCAACGAGGAGTGCCATTTATTCAAGTGCCCACTACCTTATTGTCTCAGGTTGATTCTTCGGTTGGCGGTAAAACTGGGGTTAACCATCCGTTGGGTAAAAACATGATTGGTGCCTTTTATCAGCCGCAAGCGGTCATTATCGATATTGATTCCTTGGCGACCTTACCGCCACGTGAATTGTCGGCGGGTATGGCGGAAGTCATTAAATATGGTTTGATCTGTGATGCGGAATTTTTCGATTGGTTAGAGCTTGAAATGACCGACTTAATGGCGCTGGAATCGAATAAGATTACCGAAGCTATTTATCGCTCTTGTTTGGCTAAGGCCAATGTCGTTGCACAGGATGAGCGGGAAGGCGGTATTCGTGCGATCTTAAATCTAGGTCATACCTTTGGTCATGCTATTGAGGCTGAACTGGGTTATGGTAAGTGGTTACATGGTGAAGCCGTTGCAGCGGGCTGTGTGCTGGCAGTGGATTTGTCATGGCGTATGGGTAGCCTCAGTGAGCAAGATGTGAGTCGTTCCGTGGCCATGTTTGAAGCGGCTAAGTTGCCCGTGTTACCGCCACTTGAAATGACCTTGGACAGCTTTGTTGAACGTATGGCATTAGATAAGAAAGTATTAGATGGCAGCTTGCGTTTGGTCTTACTCGCGTCGCTAGGCGACGCCATGGTAACGTCAGATTTCCCAATAGACGCTTTTGAAGCCTGCATTGTGGACGCGCTTGAAGTCGGTAAACAAGCCAGTTTGGCATAA
- a CDS encoding type II and III secretion system protein: MTVCYRRWLISLAGLCFSNLCLSLDVYFENKPLQEVLPWLAAQLNESVVISPDIDRNLTLSIKDASWQDVLEAVARQPGIRLQWQSGVAVLMPDRVVDKVLPEPDLCQRSFWPLKHAKAEGVGKHLQTLYPSISIVVDLRTNSLLGHYCAPLEGVEEVIAWLDSPLKQIEISAQIAQVSRSAQSQFGVNWQSTLSQGVRSSIGGAIDLGALAPTSEFNVSATGANSLLSLTLDMLESEGMANVVSKPKIVTSTGQTARIESGTEIPYQTVSDDTVSVSFRQAALMLEVTPYVKQDDYILLELSIHQDSVGDLVNGVPSLKTNRLTTQVMLKDQETLVLGGVFREESFTTESRVPLLSSVPWLGELFKSHSKQQEKVELLVFITPKLLQMTVN, encoded by the coding sequence ATGACAGTTTGCTACAGGAGGTGGCTGATTAGCCTAGCTGGGTTATGTTTTAGTAACCTGTGCTTATCATTGGATGTGTATTTTGAAAATAAGCCGTTACAGGAAGTCTTGCCTTGGTTAGCGGCCCAGTTAAATGAAAGTGTGGTGATTAGTCCAGACATTGACCGCAATCTCACCTTGTCCATTAAGGATGCTAGTTGGCAAGATGTATTAGAGGCTGTAGCGCGTCAGCCTGGTATTCGTTTGCAATGGCAGTCTGGTGTGGCGGTATTGATGCCTGATAGGGTGGTCGATAAAGTCCTTCCCGAACCGGACCTTTGTCAGCGCTCTTTTTGGCCTTTGAAACACGCTAAGGCAGAAGGTGTTGGTAAACATTTACAAACCTTATATCCCTCTATTTCTATTGTCGTTGATCTCAGAACGAATTCATTGCTTGGGCATTACTGTGCGCCGTTGGAAGGGGTGGAAGAGGTGATAGCTTGGTTGGATTCACCGCTAAAGCAAATCGAAATTAGTGCTCAAATTGCCCAAGTCAGTCGATCGGCTCAGTCACAATTTGGTGTGAACTGGCAAAGTACATTATCTCAAGGTGTACGCTCTTCTATTGGGGGAGCCATTGATCTTGGTGCTTTGGCACCCACGAGTGAATTTAATGTGTCCGCCACAGGGGCCAATAGTTTGCTGTCGTTAACGTTGGATATGCTTGAAAGTGAAGGCATGGCGAATGTGGTCTCCAAACCTAAAATCGTGACCTCGACAGGTCAAACCGCCAGAATCGAGTCGGGGACAGAAATTCCTTACCAGACGGTGAGCGATGACACTGTGAGTGTGTCGTTTCGACAGGCGGCTTTAATGTTGGAAGTAACGCCTTATGTAAAACAAGACGACTACATTTTATTGGAGTTGAGTATTCATCAGGACTCGGTTGGAGACTTGGTCAATGGCGTGCCGAGTTTGAAGACCAATCGATTGACCACCCAAGTGATGTTGAAGGATCAAGAAACGCTTGTTTTGGGCGGGGTTTTTAGGGAAGAAAGTTTTACGACGGAAAGTCGAGTACCTTTGTTGAGTTCTGTACCTTGGTTGGGAGAATTATTCAAAAGCCACTCAAAACAACAAGAAAAGGTTGAATTACTTGTATTTATTACGCCAAAACTGCTACAAATGACGGTAAACTAA
- a CDS encoding SPOR domain-containing protein: protein MSQPEFQFDLEDALNQPSKGPLRDPFGSKDASVYFASEEGNQQLALLEHLSRYSNLLSVVQGPEGSGKSRFLMEFARHQDEMTVISHVKASMLMTAGQLLQAIYAGFSGHFTQAPNEATFGPLLKFSHDLEDKGQAALVLVDNAQELNTDAVSMLLDMMSLATENQTVPHIVLFSAHSLGRNLDAYQRSRYEQLSHSFSLAPYSLEQTRAYMLHRVRAVGGGINLPFTDKQIKQIHQESGGYPGRINEIAQRLMGKGNKAKSGKGFSLSMGFPLAHMALLSIVMLGILVAVLFSDKAEETSNDRTANVIPLSPRQGQSSEETIARIDAMQRQIGQAGQVVLPPIPEDTSLPAISMSKTNEARSVNEPVAPSVETAPIRLAAPARSEAPMLVESPELTEPKPVVPKTEETVVNTPDDVFNKTQWWLSQNPNRYTLQLLGTHNQQTVKDFIRDQGGIDAFGYFKAQHNARDWFVVVYGLYRNRSEAIAAAETLPSDLRSLNPWARSARGIQEDIRKAQ, encoded by the coding sequence ATGTCTCAGCCAGAGTTTCAGTTTGATCTCGAGGATGCCTTGAATCAGCCCTCCAAAGGGCCGCTGAGGGATCCCTTTGGTTCGAAGGATGCCTCCGTTTACTTTGCTTCGGAAGAAGGTAATCAGCAGCTGGCTTTGCTGGAACATTTAAGTCGCTATAGTAATTTACTTTCAGTCGTTCAAGGCCCTGAAGGAAGCGGCAAAAGTCGTTTCTTGATGGAATTTGCTCGTCATCAAGATGAAATGACAGTCATTAGCCATGTGAAAGCCAGCATGTTGATGACCGCAGGGCAATTGTTACAAGCTATCTATGCGGGTTTTTCTGGACATTTCACTCAAGCTCCCAATGAAGCCACGTTCGGGCCTTTGCTCAAATTCTCCCATGATTTAGAGGACAAAGGTCAGGCCGCATTAGTGCTGGTTGATAATGCACAAGAGCTGAATACCGATGCGGTAAGTATGTTGTTGGATATGATGTCGTTGGCAACAGAAAATCAAACTGTACCGCATATTGTGTTGTTTAGTGCACATTCGTTGGGACGCAATCTGGACGCTTATCAACGCTCTCGTTATGAGCAATTGAGCCACTCTTTTAGTCTTGCACCTTATTCGTTAGAACAAACTCGAGCTTACATGTTGCATCGAGTTCGTGCTGTTGGCGGTGGTATTAACCTGCCGTTTACGGATAAACAGATCAAGCAAATTCATCAGGAGTCAGGTGGTTATCCTGGTCGTATTAATGAAATTGCTCAACGTCTGATGGGGAAAGGTAATAAGGCTAAATCGGGTAAAGGTTTTAGCTTGAGCATGGGCTTTCCATTAGCGCACATGGCGTTATTGTCGATTGTGATGTTGGGGATCTTGGTGGCTGTATTGTTTTCGGATAAAGCCGAAGAGACATCAAATGACCGCACCGCGAATGTGATTCCATTGAGTCCTAGACAGGGCCAATCTTCCGAAGAAACCATTGCTCGTATTGATGCTATGCAGCGACAAATTGGTCAAGCTGGACAGGTTGTCTTGCCGCCGATCCCAGAAGACACATCGTTACCTGCTATTAGCATGTCTAAAACCAATGAGGCTCGTTCAGTCAATGAACCTGTGGCTCCAAGTGTTGAAACAGCACCGATTCGGTTGGCCGCACCGGCTCGTTCAGAAGCCCCCATGTTGGTGGAGTCGCCCGAATTAACCGAACCAAAACCTGTTGTGCCGAAAACAGAAGAAACGGTGGTGAACACGCCGGACGATGTGTTTAATAAAACCCAGTGGTGGCTATCACAAAACCCGAATCGCTATACGCTTCAGCTGTTGGGGACTCACAATCAGCAAACCGTAAAAGACTTTATTCGTGATCAAGGTGGTATCGACGCCTTTGGTTACTTTAAGGCTCAGCACAATGCTCGCGATTGGTTTGTGGTTGTGTATGGTTTGTATCGTAATCGCAGTGAAGCCATTGCCGCGGCGGAAACGCTACCGAGTGATTTGCGATCCTTGAATCCTTGGGCAAGAAGTGCTCGCGGTATTCAAGAAGACATTCGTAAGGCACAATAA
- a CDS encoding shikimate kinase: MINAPNIILVGPMGAGKTTIGRLISQSMGKEFYDLDKVIEDNAGADIPWIFEREGEEGFRKRETQALSNMVQSDTHNTVLATGGGIVTRSENRDILQQDGLVVYLYASVAQQLYRTSKSSHRPLLQAGDPKATLKKLFEVRDPLYREVATLVIETDARHPKAVANKVLEAIKRYLTSEDSNPNAHLNRGSW, encoded by the coding sequence ATGATAAATGCCCCCAATATTATTTTAGTAGGCCCAATGGGCGCTGGAAAAACAACGATAGGCCGTTTGATTTCACAATCGATGGGCAAAGAGTTTTACGATCTAGACAAAGTCATAGAAGACAATGCCGGTGCCGATATACCATGGATTTTTGAGCGCGAAGGGGAAGAGGGATTTCGTAAAAGAGAAACGCAAGCGCTTTCAAACATGGTTCAGTCAGATACACACAATACTGTCCTAGCGACGGGTGGTGGTATTGTTACACGATCAGAGAATCGTGATATTTTGCAGCAAGATGGTTTAGTGGTGTACCTATATGCTTCGGTAGCGCAGCAGCTTTATCGAACCTCGAAGAGTTCTCATCGACCTTTGTTGCAAGCGGGTGACCCCAAAGCAACGTTGAAAAAATTATTCGAAGTGCGTGACCCTCTTTATCGAGAGGTGGCGACCTTAGTCATTGAAACCGATGCCCGTCATCCCAAAGCCGTCGCTAATAAAGTATTAGAAGCCATCAAGCGTTATTTAACATCGGAGGACAGCAATCCTAATGCGCACCTTAACCGTGGATCTTGGTGA
- the gltB gene encoding glutamate synthase large subunit codes for MNAGLYRPGEFKDNCGFGLIAHMEGSTSHELLKTAIESLTCMTHRGGIAADGKTGDGCGLLIQKPDAFLRAEAATLFNHTFSDLYGIGMVFLDQDLALAEEQRQRVTKELEEQGLKVVGWRDVPTDSSCLGGIALDCLPRIEQVFIDSNRMDARTFATRLFVARRQAEIALAQYENFYICSLSDKVLSYKGLMMPVDLPSFYKDLGNEKLKTAICVFHQRFSTNTLPRWPLAQPFRMLAHNGEINTIEGNRNWALARGSKLRSPLIPELQDLQPLVNLTGSDSSSMDNMLEILVTGGMDIFRAARLIIPPAWQNVENMDPELRAFYEYNSMHMEPWDGPAGLVMTDGRHAICMLDRNGLRPSRWVITKNGFITLASEIGTYDYKPEDVVAKGRVGPGQMLVVDTQTGKVLHTDDIDNRLKALHPYKKWLKQEAIRIETILVESSQEFEPFTKDEMTTYQKMFQVSFEEREQIFRPLAESGHEAVGSMGDDTPMAVMSSQTRPVSDYFRQKFAQVTNPPIDPLRESIVMSLETCVGVERNLFEETPKHANRIILSSPLLSPRKFSRLLAMDDHKFSLVRLGTNYDPAEASLEESIKALQLRAEQEVRDGAVIIVLTDRDLTKSRLPIPAPMAVGAVHHHLTKVGLRCDSNIIVDTGFARDPHQFAVLLGFGATAVYPYLSYRLINDMIEKGEVLGDPIACHAKYRKGINKGLMKILSKMGISTMASYRGAQLFEAVGLAKDVVDLCFKGVASRIEGASFIDFQREQASVANNAWKLRKPIQQGGYLKYVHDAEYHAFNPDVVRNLQTAVGSGNFADFSKYTELVNSRPASMLRDLFAISDKATPIELDQVEPIESILPRFDSAGMSLGALSPEAHEALAQAMNELGCRSNSGEGGEDPARHGTERRSKIKQIASGRFGVTPEYLVNAEVLQIKVAQGAKPGEGGQLPGGKVNGLIARLRYAVPGVTLISPPPHHDIYSIEDLAQLIFDLKQVNPEALVSVKLVSEPGVGTIAAGVAKAYADLITISGYDGGTAASPLTSIRHAGSPWELGLAEAQQALRANDLRGKIRLQTDGGLKTGLDVVKAAILGAESFGFGTTPMVAMGCKFLRICHLNNCATGVATQDQKLRDDHFLGTVDMIKNFFRFMAEDTRLWLAKLGVSNLQDLIGRTDLLSLLPGETEKQQNLDLSPILNNDAIPADKPQYCEVPLNPPHDKGLLALKMWDTVQNVVEEKEGGEFAFDVTNCDRSIGARLSGEIAKRYGNQGMVDMPLTLKLKGTAGQSFGVWNAGGLNMYLEGDANDYVGKGMTGGKLVIRPPRGSIFESQQTAIIGNTCLYGATGGKLFAAGTAGERFAVRNSGTHTVIEGAGDHCCEYMTGGMVTVLGNTGYNFGAGMTGGFAYVLDMDRTFVDKYNHELVEIHRIGTELTEEYRSHLRSVIEEYVRETDSEWGKEILENFYDYIGKFWLVKPKAASLGALLASTRQRPE; via the coding sequence ATGAATGCAGGCCTTTATCGTCCTGGCGAGTTCAAAGACAACTGCGGCTTCGGCTTAATTGCACATATGGAAGGCAGTACCAGTCATGAACTGCTAAAAACCGCCATAGAATCTTTGACATGTATGACGCACCGCGGCGGTATCGCTGCTGATGGTAAGACGGGCGACGGTTGTGGCCTATTAATTCAAAAGCCTGATGCGTTTTTACGTGCAGAAGCGGCAACCTTGTTTAACCATACGTTTTCGGATTTGTATGGCATTGGGATGGTCTTTTTAGATCAGGATTTGGCGCTGGCGGAAGAACAACGTCAGCGTGTGACGAAAGAGCTAGAAGAGCAAGGCCTTAAAGTCGTTGGCTGGCGTGATGTGCCAACGGATTCTTCTTGTCTTGGTGGCATTGCATTAGACTGTTTACCACGTATTGAGCAAGTCTTCATTGATAGCAATCGTATGGATGCGCGTACGTTTGCAACGCGTTTGTTCGTGGCGCGTCGTCAAGCTGAAATAGCGTTGGCGCAATATGAAAATTTTTACATCTGTTCTTTGTCTGACAAGGTTTTGTCATACAAAGGTTTGATGATGCCTGTTGACCTACCGTCTTTTTACAAAGACCTAGGTAACGAAAAGCTGAAAACCGCTATTTGTGTGTTCCACCAACGTTTCTCGACCAATACCTTACCCCGTTGGCCGTTGGCACAACCTTTCCGTATGTTGGCACACAATGGTGAGATCAACACCATTGAAGGTAACCGTAACTGGGCATTGGCACGTGGCAGCAAATTGCGTTCGCCGTTGATTCCAGAGCTGCAAGATCTGCAACCTTTGGTTAACCTGACGGGTTCTGATTCGTCTTCTATGGACAACATGTTAGAGATACTCGTCACGGGTGGCATGGATATTTTCCGTGCGGCGCGTTTGATCATTCCGCCAGCATGGCAAAATGTAGAAAACATGGATCCAGAATTACGTGCATTCTACGAATACAATTCCATGCACATGGAACCCTGGGATGGTCCCGCAGGTCTTGTTATGACGGATGGCCGCCATGCGATTTGTATGTTGGACCGTAATGGTTTGCGTCCTTCTCGTTGGGTGATTACTAAGAATGGTTTCATTACGCTAGCGTCTGAAATCGGTACTTATGACTACAAGCCAGAAGATGTGGTGGCGAAAGGTCGTGTTGGACCTGGTCAAATGCTGGTGGTGGATACGCAAACCGGTAAAGTGCTGCACACAGACGACATCGATAATCGTCTTAAAGCCTTACACCCATACAAAAAGTGGCTGAAGCAAGAAGCCATTCGCATCGAAACCATCTTGGTGGAGTCATCACAGGAATTTGAACCTTTTACGAAAGATGAAATGACGACCTACCAGAAGATGTTCCAAGTCTCCTTTGAAGAGCGTGAACAGATCTTCCGTCCGTTGGCTGAAAGTGGTCATGAAGCGGTGGGTTCGATGGGGGATGATACCCCAATGGCGGTGATGTCGAGCCAGACTCGCCCGGTCAGTGACTACTTCCGTCAGAAGTTTGCTCAGGTGACCAACCCACCGATTGATCCATTGCGTGAATCCATTGTCATGTCATTGGAAACCTGTGTCGGTGTAGAGCGTAATTTGTTTGAAGAAACACCAAAGCACGCCAACCGAATTATTTTGTCATCGCCGCTATTGTCGCCTCGTAAGTTTAGTCGTCTATTAGCGATGGATGATCATAAATTCAGCTTAGTACGTTTAGGCACGAACTATGATCCGGCTGAAGCGTCCCTTGAAGAGTCGATCAAGGCGTTGCAATTAAGAGCTGAGCAAGAAGTACGTGATGGTGCGGTGATTATCGTATTAACGGATCGTGACTTAACCAAGAGCCGTTTGCCGATCCCGGCGCCTATGGCCGTTGGGGCAGTACACCATCATTTAACTAAGGTTGGCCTACGTTGTGATTCTAACATCATAGTCGATACTGGTTTTGCCCGTGATCCTCATCAGTTTGCTGTGTTATTAGGCTTTGGTGCGACAGCGGTCTACCCTTACCTGTCTTATCGTCTGATTAACGACATGATTGAGAAAGGCGAAGTCTTAGGCGACCCCATTGCTTGTCATGCGAAATACCGTAAAGGCATTAACAAGGGCTTGATGAAAATCCTATCGAAAATGGGGATTTCAACCATGGCGTCTTACCGTGGTGCGCAATTGTTTGAAGCGGTTGGTTTGGCAAAAGATGTGGTCGACCTCTGTTTCAAAGGCGTTGCGAGTCGCATTGAAGGTGCAAGTTTCATTGACTTCCAACGTGAACAAGCGTCAGTAGCGAATAATGCCTGGAAACTTCGTAAGCCGATTCAGCAAGGCGGATACCTAAAATACGTACACGATGCAGAATATCATGCGTTTAATCCAGATGTAGTACGAAACCTACAAACGGCAGTGGGCAGTGGTAATTTTGCTGACTTTAGTAAGTACACGGAATTGGTAAACAGCCGACCGGCTTCTATGTTGCGTGACTTGTTTGCCATTTCAGATAAGGCTACGCCGATTGAACTGGATCAGGTTGAGCCGATTGAAAGCATTTTACCGCGTTTTGATTCGGCAGGTATGTCGCTTGGTGCCTTGTCACCAGAGGCGCACGAAGCCTTAGCGCAAGCGATGAACGAGTTGGGTTGTCGTTCTAACTCAGGTGAGGGCGGCGAAGATCCTGCTCGTCACGGTACAGAACGTCGTTCTAAAATTAAACAAATTGCTTCTGGTCGTTTTGGTGTGACGCCTGAATATTTGGTTAATGCTGAAGTGCTACAAATTAAGGTAGCGCAAGGTGCGAAGCCGGGTGAAGGTGGTCAGCTACCTGGTGGTAAAGTAAATGGCTTGATCGCTCGTTTGCGTTATGCCGTGCCGGGTGTGACCTTGATTTCGCCACCACCGCACCATGACATTTATTCGATCGAAGACTTGGCTCAGCTGATTTTCGACTTGAAACAGGTTAACCCCGAAGCCTTGGTTTCTGTGAAACTGGTGTCTGAACCTGGTGTGGGCACGATTGCCGCCGGTGTGGCGAAAGCCTATGCAGATTTGATCACTATTTCTGGCTATGACGGTGGTACCGCAGCGTCCCCTCTCACCTCGATTCGTCATGCGGGTTCGCCTTGGGAATTGGGTCTTGCAGAAGCGCAACAAGCCCTTCGTGCTAATGATCTGCGAGGCAAGATCCGTCTACAAACGGACGGTGGTTTGAAAACCGGTTTAGACGTAGTCAAAGCGGCCATCCTTGGGGCTGAAAGTTTTGGTTTCGGTACTACGCCTATGGTCGCCATGGGGTGTAAATTCTTGCGTATCTGTCATTTGAACAACTGTGCTACTGGTGTCGCCACTCAGGACCAAAAACTGCGTGACGATCATTTCCTAGGTACGGTCGATATGATCAAGAATTTCTTCCGCTTTATGGCCGAAGATACGCGTTTGTGGCTAGCGAAACTGGGTGTATCTAACCTACAAGATCTCATCGGTCGTACGGATTTGTTGAGCCTGCTACCGGGTGAAACAGAGAAACAACAGAACCTAGATTTGTCTCCGATTTTGAATAATGACGCGATTCCAGCGGACAAGCCTCAGTACTGTGAAGTGCCGTTGAATCCGCCACATGATAAAGGCCTATTGGCTCTAAAAATGTGGGATACCGTTCAAAACGTCGTAGAAGAAAAAGAAGGCGGTGAATTTGCCTTTGATGTGACTAACTGTGATCGTTCTATTGGTGCCCGTTTGTCGGGTGAGATTGCTAAGCGATACGGTAATCAAGGTATGGTCGATATGCCCTTAACCTTGAAATTAAAAGGGACGGCAGGCCAAAGTTTTGGTGTGTGGAACGCTGGTGGTCTGAACATGTACTTAGAAGGTGATGCTAACGATTACGTTGGTAAAGGCATGACTGGCGGTAAGTTGGTTATTCGTCCACCTCGTGGTTCGATCTTTGAATCACAACAAACCGCCATTATTGGTAATACCTGTTTGTACGGGGCAACCGGCGGTAAATTATTCGCCGCAGGGACGGCTGGTGAGCGTTTCGCGGTACGTAACTCTGGTACCCATACTGTGATCGAAGGGGCTGGTGATCACTGTTGTGAATACATGACGGGCGGTATGGTAACGGTACTCGGTAATACGGGATACAACTTTGGTGCGGGTATGACAGGTGGCTTTGCTTACGTACTGGATATGGATCGTACCTTTGTTGATAAGTACAACCATGAGTTGGTGGAAATTCACCGCATTGGTACGGAATTAACAGAAGAGTATCGTTCACACCTTCGTTCTGTTATCGAAGAGTATGTTCGTGAAACTGACAGTGAATGGGGTAAAGAAATTCTAGAGAATTTCTATGACTACATTGGCAAATTCTGGCTGGTAAAACCGAAAGCCGCGAGTTTAGGGGCGTTGTTGGCCAGTACTCGTCAACGTCCAGAATAA